A genomic region of Caulobacter sp. NIBR2454 contains the following coding sequences:
- a CDS encoding GNAT family N-acetyltransferase — protein sequence MTITLRRAGPSDIDLVFSFVRDLAEHQGDLDHMHATRADLAAALFAPQPHAFCDIAERDGEVLGGAVWFYTFSTWTGRRGIYLEDLFVRPAARGSGAGRVLLASLARRAVEEGCARVEWAVSNHNVDGAAFYARQGAVGQESYRIWRLDGEAMQALAEG from the coding sequence ATGACCATCACGCTGCGCCGCGCCGGACCGAGCGACATCGATCTGGTGTTCAGCTTCGTGCGTGACCTGGCCGAGCATCAGGGCGACCTCGACCACATGCACGCTACCCGGGCTGATCTGGCGGCCGCTTTGTTCGCGCCGCAGCCCCACGCGTTCTGCGACATCGCCGAGCGGGATGGCGAAGTCCTGGGCGGGGCGGTGTGGTTCTACACCTTCTCCACCTGGACCGGCCGGCGGGGGATCTATCTTGAGGACCTGTTCGTGCGGCCGGCGGCGCGCGGGTCGGGCGCGGGGCGCGTCCTGCTGGCCAGTCTGGCGCGCCGTGCCGTCGAGGAGGGATGCGCCCGCGTGGAATGGGCGGTGTCCAACCACAACGTCGATGGCGCGGCTTTCTACGCCCGGCAGGGCGCGGTCGGTCAGGAGAGCTATCGCATCTGGCGCCTGGACGGCGAGGCGATGCAGGCGTTGGCCGAGGGCTAG
- a CDS encoding SDR family NAD(P)-dependent oxidoreductase yields MSDRITSPFGRKSTAREVVADHDLTGRTAIVTGGATGIGIETARALAEAGADVVIAVRKPDLAEAAVADIARTAKGKVEWSMLDLASLGSVRAFADRWDGRPLDLLINNAGVMACPLDRTEDGLEMQIGTNHFGHYLLTVLLAPALEKASRPGRTSRVVSLSSIGHRRSGVNFDDPQYRQRPYDKWESYGQAKTANSLFAVGFDKRFKDRGVRANAVMPGGILTPLQRHLPIEEQQALGWLDEHGKAREGFKTPEQGASTSIWAAVGPELEGVGGLYLEDCAQALAWSKEQPWAGVMPHALDAEAAERLWALSQETTGA; encoded by the coding sequence ATGTCCGACCGCATCACCTCGCCTTTCGGGCGCAAATCCACCGCGCGCGAAGTCGTCGCCGACCATGACCTGACCGGCCGCACGGCCATCGTCACCGGCGGCGCCACGGGCATCGGGATCGAAACCGCGCGAGCGCTGGCCGAGGCGGGCGCTGACGTGGTCATCGCGGTCCGCAAACCGGACCTCGCCGAGGCGGCCGTCGCCGACATCGCCAGGACCGCCAAGGGTAAGGTCGAGTGGTCGATGCTCGACCTCGCCAGCCTGGGTTCTGTCCGTGCCTTCGCTGATCGGTGGGACGGGCGGCCGCTGGACCTGCTGATCAACAACGCCGGCGTCATGGCGTGTCCCCTCGATCGAACCGAGGACGGGCTCGAGATGCAGATCGGCACCAACCACTTCGGCCACTACCTGCTGACGGTGCTGCTGGCCCCGGCGCTGGAGAAGGCGTCGCGGCCGGGGCGCACCTCGCGGGTGGTGTCGCTGTCGTCCATCGGGCACCGCCGCTCAGGGGTGAACTTCGACGACCCGCAGTACCGCCAGCGCCCCTACGACAAGTGGGAGAGCTACGGTCAGGCCAAGACCGCCAATTCCCTGTTCGCCGTCGGTTTCGACAAGCGGTTCAAGGACCGGGGCGTGCGCGCCAACGCCGTGATGCCGGGCGGCATCCTGACGCCCCTGCAGCGCCACCTGCCGATCGAGGAGCAGCAGGCTCTGGGCTGGCTGGATGAGCATGGCAAGGCGCGCGAGGGCTTCAAGACGCCGGAGCAGGGTGCCTCGACCTCCATCTGGGCCGCTGTCGGGCCCGAGCTGGAGGGCGTCGGCGGCCTCTATCTGGAGGATTGCGCACAGGCTCTTGCCTGGTCGAAGGAGCAGCCCTGGGCCGGGGTCATGCCCCACGCCCTCGATGCTGAGGCGGCGGAGCGGCTGTGGGCGCTTTCGCAAGAGACCACTGGCGCATGA
- a CDS encoding enoyl-CoA hydratase, whose translation MTEPVRVAVEDGVMRLTFARPDKKNAITNAMYGVLADALEQAEGDDAIRAVLIHGEGGVFTSGNDLMDFAAQATGAFSGERHVLRFLSALAWATKPLVAAVEGLAVGVGTTMLLHCDLVFVAKDAKLTTPFVNLALVPEAASSLLLPQRIGHARAFAMFALGEALDGEQAAALGIANAALPAGEVLARAEAAARNLATRPLGAVVATKKLMREAAVIQEVMDVEGKIFGERLQTAEAREAFTAFVERRAPDFSKVA comes from the coding sequence ATGACCGAACCCGTTCGCGTGGCTGTCGAAGACGGCGTGATGCGCCTGACCTTCGCCCGGCCGGACAAGAAGAACGCCATCACCAACGCCATGTACGGCGTGCTGGCTGACGCCCTGGAGCAGGCGGAGGGGGACGATGCGATCCGCGCCGTGCTGATCCATGGCGAGGGCGGGGTCTTCACCTCCGGCAACGACCTGATGGACTTCGCCGCTCAGGCGACGGGCGCATTCTCGGGCGAACGGCATGTGCTGCGCTTCCTGTCCGCCTTGGCCTGGGCGACCAAGCCGCTGGTCGCGGCGGTCGAGGGTCTGGCGGTCGGCGTCGGCACGACCATGCTGCTGCATTGCGACCTGGTTTTCGTGGCCAAGGACGCCAAGCTGACGACCCCCTTCGTCAATCTCGCCCTGGTGCCGGAAGCCGCCTCCAGCCTGCTGCTGCCGCAACGTATCGGCCACGCCCGCGCCTTCGCCATGTTCGCCCTGGGCGAGGCGCTGGACGGCGAACAGGCCGCCGCCCTCGGCATCGCCAACGCGGCCCTGCCGGCGGGAGAGGTCCTAGCCCGCGCCGAGGCGGCGGCCCGCAATCTCGCCACCCGTCCCCTGGGCGCCGTGGTCGCCACCAAGAAGCTGATGCGCGAGGCCGCCGTTATTCAGGAAGTGATGGACGTCGAGGGCAAGATCTTCGGCGAACGCCTTCAGACCGCCGAGGCGCGCGAGGCCTTCACTGCCTTCGTCGAGCGTCGTGCGCCCGACTTCAGCAAGGTGGCCTGA
- a CDS encoding MarR family winged helix-turn-helix transcriptional regulator, giving the protein MTKPIDRRWYFLLSSGQRRVQRWVEGHMSKTDGITAAQAGLLFFLGSRDGALIGEAAEALDVAPSAMTGLVDRSERAGLVERRPDAEDGRSLRLHLTERGREARSTAKAGLTEINEKLTDGFSAEEMEVVSRWLTSLSDKFRRAD; this is encoded by the coding sequence ATGACGAAGCCAATCGACCGTCGCTGGTACTTCCTGCTGTCCTCCGGGCAGCGTCGCGTCCAGCGATGGGTGGAAGGGCACATGTCCAAGACGGACGGCATCACCGCCGCCCAGGCCGGACTGCTGTTCTTTCTGGGCTCCCGCGACGGGGCTCTGATCGGCGAGGCTGCGGAGGCGCTGGACGTGGCGCCGTCGGCCATGACCGGCCTGGTGGACCGCTCCGAGCGGGCCGGGTTGGTCGAGCGCCGCCCCGACGCCGAGGACGGCCGCTCCCTGCGGCTGCATCTCACCGAACGAGGCCGGGAAGCGCGATCCACCGCGAAGGCTGGCCTCACCGAGATCAACGAGAAGCTGACCGACGGCTTTTCGGCGGAAGAGATGGAGGTCGTCAGCCGTTGGCTGACCAGCCTGTCCGACAAGTTCCGCCGGGCCGACTAG
- a CDS encoding MBL fold metallo-hydrolase, with product MRDGFDTPEEPVAHEPRRARLTYPFEVAPESGSGQAVEVAPGVLWLRQPLGGSLGFINVWAIEDGEGWTIVDTGMATPQTKDGWRAAFADAMGGRPVTRVIVTHLHPDHIGLAGWMTRKFDCRLWMTRLEYFQCRMLVADTGREAPQDGVRFYQAAGWDEAAIEHYQVKFGGFGRAIHALPDSYRRMVDGETFEIGGRPWTVVVGSGHSPEHACLWQPDLKLLISGDQVLPKISSNVSVFPTEPQADPMNDWLTSLARLKTIVPEDVLVLPAHNDPFHGLHSRIDHLIAGHERALGRLEKNLGEAPRRAIDVFSLLFARVIGPDVLGMATGEAVAHLNCLVHRGSVTAEPDDHGVLWYRAA from the coding sequence TTGCGGGACGGATTCGATACGCCAGAGGAACCAGTCGCCCACGAACCGCGCAGGGCGCGCCTGACCTACCCGTTCGAGGTCGCTCCCGAATCAGGTTCGGGTCAGGCGGTGGAGGTCGCGCCGGGGGTTTTGTGGCTCCGCCAGCCGCTGGGCGGCTCCCTTGGCTTCATCAATGTCTGGGCGATCGAGGACGGCGAAGGCTGGACGATCGTCGATACGGGAATGGCCACGCCCCAGACCAAGGACGGCTGGCGCGCGGCGTTCGCCGACGCGATGGGCGGCCGGCCGGTCACCCGCGTCATCGTCACGCACCTGCATCCCGATCACATCGGTCTGGCCGGGTGGATGACCCGCAAGTTCGACTGTCGCCTGTGGATGACCCGGCTGGAGTATTTCCAGTGCCGGATGCTGGTGGCCGACACCGGCCGCGAGGCGCCGCAGGACGGGGTTCGCTTCTACCAGGCAGCGGGCTGGGACGAGGCGGCGATCGAGCATTATCAGGTCAAGTTCGGCGGCTTTGGCCGGGCTATCCACGCCTTGCCCGACAGCTACCGACGCATGGTCGATGGCGAGACCTTCGAGATCGGCGGACGTCCCTGGACGGTGGTGGTCGGCTCAGGCCATTCGCCGGAACATGCCTGCCTGTGGCAGCCGGATTTGAAGCTGCTTATCAGCGGCGATCAGGTGCTGCCTAAGATATCGTCCAATGTCTCGGTTTTCCCCACGGAGCCCCAGGCCGATCCGATGAACGACTGGCTGACCTCTCTGGCGCGCCTGAAAACCATCGTGCCGGAGGATGTGCTGGTCCTTCCGGCCCACAACGACCCGTTTCACGGCCTGCATTCGCGCATCGATCACCTGATCGCGGGTCACGAGCGGGCGCTGGGGCGACTGGAGAAGAACCTGGGCGAGGCGCCGCGTCGGGCGATCGACGTCTTTTCCCTGTTGTTCGCGCGGGTGATCGGGCCCGACGTGCTGGGCATGGCGACGGGCGAGGCGGTGGCGCACCTTAATTGCCTTGTCCATCGCGGTAGCGTGACGGCCGAGCCGGACGATCACGGCGTGCTCTGGTACCGCGCCGCCTGA
- a CDS encoding dihydroorotase, translated as MAQTFDLIVRGGEVANHAGRGLADVGVVGGKIVAIGDLSQASAGEVFDASGLTVLPGVIDSQVHFREPGLEWKEDLESGSRGAVLGGVTAVFEMPNTEPNTTDPATLADKLARAKNRMHCDHAFYVGGTHENAQFLGELERLPGCCGIKVFMGASTGTLLVQDDEGVEQVLRHVNRRAAFHSEDEYRLAERRPLARTGDWTSHPEVRDEISAMQSTERLVRIARGLGKRIHVLHVTTAQEVEFLARHKDVASVEFTPQHLTLTAPEAYERLKGYAQMNPPIRSAEHVAGLWRGLASGVADVIGSDHAPHTIEEKARPYPASPSGMPGVQTLVPIMLTHVAEGRLTLERFIDLTSHGANRIFGLADKGRLAEGYDADLTIVDLKADRTIHSADQATRAGWTPFDGFQAKGWPMATIVRGTVVMRDGEVIAEGRGEPVRFLETLAG; from the coding sequence ATGGCCCAGACCTTTGACCTGATCGTGCGTGGCGGCGAGGTGGCCAACCATGCCGGACGCGGCCTGGCCGACGTGGGCGTGGTCGGCGGCAAGATCGTCGCCATCGGCGACCTGTCACAGGCTTCGGCCGGCGAGGTGTTCGACGCTTCCGGCCTCACCGTCCTTCCGGGCGTCATCGACAGCCAGGTCCACTTCCGCGAACCCGGCCTGGAGTGGAAGGAAGATCTCGAAAGCGGCTCGCGCGGCGCTGTCCTCGGCGGCGTCACCGCCGTGTTCGAGATGCCCAACACCGAACCCAACACCACCGATCCCGCGACCTTGGCCGACAAGCTGGCGCGGGCGAAGAACCGCATGCACTGCGACCATGCCTTCTACGTCGGCGGCACGCACGAGAACGCGCAGTTCCTGGGCGAGCTTGAGCGCCTGCCCGGCTGCTGCGGGATCAAGGTGTTCATGGGCGCCTCCACCGGCACCCTGCTGGTGCAGGACGATGAAGGGGTGGAGCAGGTTCTGCGCCACGTGAACCGCCGCGCCGCCTTCCATTCCGAGGACGAATACCGCCTGGCCGAGCGCCGGCCTCTGGCCCGCACCGGCGACTGGACCAGCCACCCGGAAGTGCGCGACGAGATCAGCGCCATGCAGTCCACCGAGCGCCTGGTGCGCATCGCGCGCGGCCTGGGCAAGCGCATCCACGTCCTGCACGTGACCACGGCCCAGGAGGTCGAGTTCCTGGCCAGGCACAAGGACGTGGCCAGCGTCGAGTTTACGCCCCAGCACCTGACCTTGACCGCGCCGGAAGCCTATGAGCGGCTCAAGGGCTACGCCCAGATGAACCCGCCGATCCGCAGCGCCGAGCACGTGGCCGGCCTGTGGCGCGGCCTGGCGTCCGGCGTCGCCGACGTGATCGGCTCCGACCACGCCCCCCACACCATCGAGGAGAAGGCGCGGCCCTATCCGGCCTCGCCGTCGGGGATGCCGGGGGTGCAGACCCTGGTGCCGATCATGCTGACCCACGTGGCCGAGGGCCGCCTGACCCTGGAGCGGTTCATCGACCTGACCAGCCACGGCGCTAACCGAATCTTCGGTCTGGCTGACAAGGGACGCTTGGCCGAGGGTTACGACGCCGACCTGACCATCGTTGACCTCAAGGCCGACCGCACGATCCACAGCGCCGACCAGGCCACCCGCGCCGGCTGGACCCCCTTCGACGGCTTCCAGGCCAAGGGCTGGCCCATGGCCACCATCGTGCGCGGCACGGTGGTCATGCGCGACGGCGAAGTCATCGCCGAAGGCCGCGGCGAGCCCGTGCGCTTCCTGGAGACGCTGGCGGGGTAG
- a CDS encoding glycosyltransferase family 9 protein, translated as MGRPNFPILFITATRIGDAVLSSGLVKRLADEIPNARFTIVAGPVAAPLFAQVPNLDRLIVMEKGKGKGKAHWFKLWSQVRHKKWGLIVDLRGSAISGFLRRDRRAVHRKNFGDPVHKVVEAARVLTLEDDPPSPFLFTSDETEARADQLTAGEGPILAIGPSANWIGKVWPTERFGQTAKSLLAGPLAGGRLMVLGGKEDRMIADELIAAFAKDQVIDLVGQADLLTVHACLKRARLFIGNDSGLMHLAAAAGTPTVGLFGPSDDLLYAPWGPRSRAVRGPREFEQFVQLDPDLNQSIRHMIDLPVASVLETAKELLTATAEQPEPAASEPAPKPKKTRTKKAAGQA; from the coding sequence ATGGGCCGACCGAACTTTCCGATTCTCTTCATCACCGCGACGCGCATTGGCGACGCGGTCTTGTCGTCGGGTTTGGTCAAGCGCCTGGCTGATGAAATCCCCAACGCCCGCTTCACCATCGTCGCCGGTCCGGTGGCCGCGCCCCTGTTCGCGCAGGTTCCCAACCTTGATCGCCTGATCGTCATGGAGAAGGGCAAGGGCAAGGGCAAGGCTCACTGGTTCAAGCTGTGGAGCCAGGTGCGCCACAAGAAGTGGGGCCTGATCGTCGATCTGCGCGGCTCGGCCATCAGCGGCTTCCTGCGCCGTGATCGACGGGCGGTGCATCGCAAGAACTTCGGCGACCCGGTCCACAAGGTGGTCGAGGCCGCCCGTGTGCTGACGCTGGAGGACGACCCGCCGTCGCCCTTCCTGTTCACTTCCGACGAGACCGAGGCCCGGGCCGATCAGCTGACGGCCGGCGAAGGCCCCATCCTGGCCATCGGCCCGTCGGCCAACTGGATCGGCAAGGTGTGGCCAACCGAGCGCTTCGGTCAGACGGCAAAGTCGCTGCTGGCGGGACCCCTGGCCGGCGGTCGGCTGATGGTCCTGGGCGGCAAGGAAGACCGGATGATCGCCGACGAGCTGATCGCCGCCTTCGCCAAGGATCAGGTCATCGATCTGGTGGGCCAGGCCGACCTGCTGACCGTTCATGCCTGTCTGAAGCGGGCGCGGCTGTTCATCGGCAATGATTCCGGCCTCATGCACCTTGCGGCGGCGGCGGGGACGCCGACCGTCGGGCTGTTCGGACCGTCCGACGACCTGCTCTATGCGCCGTGGGGACCAAGGTCCCGGGCCGTGCGGGGGCCGCGCGAGTTCGAGCAGTTCGTCCAGCTGGACCCCGATCTCAACCAATCGATCCGCCATATGATCGATCTGCCGGTGGCGAGCGTGCTGGAAACCGCTAAAGAGCTTCTGACGGCGACGGCCGAGCAGCCCGAACCCGCGGCGTCCGAACCGGCGCCGAAACCGAAGAAGACGCGGACCAAAAAGGCGGCCGGCCAGGCCTGA
- the ygfZ gene encoding CAF17-like 4Fe-4S cluster assembly/insertion protein YgfZ, giving the protein MSIARLSSRALIGFSGPDWRAFLQGQLTQDVLTLQPGEARFAALLTPQGRLMFDLFVIGRDDGAWLDVAVEHRDALIQRLTLYRLRAKVEIAADDAPVFALFNQTPGESWIIDPRRPQLGARGYGLDVQTDATEADYEAFRLALGVPGPADWAGDKTYPIDANFDLLAGIDFKKGCFVGQETTSRMKRRGQIKNRMLPITFDGPPPPHGAEVLAGELRAGEVLSGMDGHAMALLRLDRIEGAALTVDGRPVTVERPDWLL; this is encoded by the coding sequence ATGAGCATCGCCCGCCTATCCTCCCGCGCCCTGATCGGATTCTCCGGCCCTGACTGGCGGGCCTTCCTGCAGGGGCAGCTCACCCAGGACGTGCTGACGCTGCAGCCGGGCGAGGCGAGGTTCGCCGCCCTGCTGACGCCGCAAGGCCGGCTGATGTTCGACCTGTTCGTGATCGGACGCGACGACGGCGCCTGGCTGGATGTCGCAGTCGAACACCGCGACGCCCTGATCCAGCGGCTGACCCTTTACCGCCTAAGGGCGAAGGTGGAGATCGCCGCCGACGACGCGCCAGTGTTCGCCCTCTTTAACCAGACACCGGGCGAGAGCTGGATCATCGATCCCCGCCGGCCGCAGCTGGGCGCGCGCGGTTATGGCCTGGATGTCCAGACTGACGCGACCGAGGCCGACTATGAGGCTTTCCGTCTGGCCCTGGGCGTTCCGGGACCCGCGGACTGGGCGGGCGACAAGACCTATCCTATCGACGCCAACTTCGACTTGCTGGCCGGGATCGACTTCAAGAAGGGCTGCTTCGTCGGCCAGGAGACGACCTCGCGCATGAAGCGTCGGGGCCAGATCAAGAACCGCATGCTGCCCATCACCTTCGACGGCCCGCCGCCCCCTCACGGAGCCGAGGTTCTGGCCGGCGAATTGCGGGCGGGCGAGGTGCTTTCGGGTATGGATGGCCACGCCATGGCCCTGCTGCGGCTGGACCGGATCGAGGGCGCTGCCCTGACCGTCGATGGGCGTCCGGTGACGGTTGAGCGGCCCGACTGGCTCCTCTGA
- a CDS encoding PRC-barrel domain-containing protein, with the protein MKTLLLGLSVAAIGASAFAQTVVARDENVPAKGAYTVGQVEDADVIDSANKKAGEVEHVLLDAAGKPTAVVIEIDRMGLDKKVVVALADVTVSPEPADNDDYIVRTKLTKAQLTALPDWKG; encoded by the coding sequence ATGAAGACCCTGCTTCTCGGTCTGTCGGTCGCCGCGATCGGCGCCAGCGCCTTCGCCCAGACCGTCGTCGCCCGTGACGAGAACGTCCCGGCCAAGGGCGCCTACACCGTCGGCCAGGTCGAGGACGCCGATGTCATCGACTCCGCCAACAAGAAGGCGGGCGAGGTCGAGCATGTCCTGCTAGACGCCGCCGGCAAGCCCACCGCCGTGGTCATCGAGATCGACCGCATGGGCCTGGACAAGAAGGTCGTGGTCGCCCTGGCCGATGTGACTGTCTCCCCTGAGCCGGCCGACAATGACGACTACATCGTCCGCACCAAGCTGACCAAGGCTCAGCTGACCGCCCTGCCAGACTGGAAGGGCTAG
- a CDS encoding alpha/beta fold hydrolase — MDRRTFIAAATFAAATAGAAHAAEPRFTVEVKGSGPDVILIPGLTSSRTVWDGTVAHLQGKYRLHLVQLGGFAGAPTAGNKDGAVAAGVAEELAAYITAKGLKKPAVIGHSMGGTIGLMLAARHPDLVGRLMVIDMFPKLSVAFFGPTATPEQVAAGAAAIKAGLESGPQADYEARTRQTIAGMVKTEAARDEIVRQGLTSDRSVQARSMHEILTTDLSPELTKITAPLTVVYPVDPTLPFTANYPAWYAAAYAPAKAKMVQIDNSYHFIMIDQPAALNAAIDAFLAG, encoded by the coding sequence ATGGACCGCCGCACTTTCATCGCCGCCGCGACCTTCGCCGCCGCCACGGCCGGCGCGGCGCACGCGGCCGAGCCCCGTTTCACCGTCGAGGTTAAGGGCTCTGGCCCAGACGTGATCCTGATCCCAGGCCTGACCTCGTCCCGCACGGTCTGGGACGGCACCGTCGCCCACCTGCAGGGCAAGTATCGTCTGCATCTGGTTCAGCTCGGCGGATTCGCCGGGGCGCCAACGGCCGGGAACAAGGATGGGGCCGTCGCGGCGGGCGTCGCCGAGGAGCTGGCCGCCTACATCACCGCCAAGGGGCTGAAGAAGCCCGCCGTCATCGGCCACTCCATGGGCGGGACCATTGGGCTGATGCTGGCCGCGCGACATCCGGACCTGGTCGGCCGCCTGATGGTGATCGACATGTTCCCCAAGCTGTCGGTGGCCTTCTTCGGCCCGACGGCGACGCCCGAGCAGGTCGCCGCTGGGGCGGCGGCCATCAAGGCCGGGCTGGAAAGCGGTCCACAGGCGGACTATGAGGCCCGCACCCGCCAGACCATCGCCGGCATGGTCAAGACCGAGGCGGCCCGTGACGAGATCGTCCGCCAGGGCCTGACCAGCGACCGAAGCGTCCAGGCCCGCTCGATGCACGAAATCCTGACCACCGACCTGTCGCCCGAACTGACGAAGATCACGGCACCGCTGACGGTGGTCTATCCGGTCGACCCGACCCTGCCGTTCACGGCGAATTACCCGGCCTGGTACGCCGCCGCCTATGCGCCGGCCAAGGCCAAGATGGTCCAGATCGACAACAGCTATCACTTCATCATGATCGACCAGCCGGCGGCGCTGAATGCGGCCATCGACGCGTTCCTGGCCGGCTGA
- a CDS encoding DNA-3-methyladenine glycosylase I, translating to MVERCIWHGMAGDPVYEAYHDTDWGVPEYDPRALWEKLVLDGFQAGLSWITILKKRENFRAAFAGFDPEKVARFDDDDRARLMADAGIIRSGAKIEAAINGAKIYLAMRDRGEDFSKFLWDFVGGVPIQNRWDDRSQVPVKTPEAEAMAKALKARGFKFCGPVIVYAFMQATGMVNDHLTCCFRHAECEAMSAT from the coding sequence ATGGTCGAGCGCTGCATCTGGCACGGCATGGCGGGCGATCCCGTCTATGAGGCCTATCACGACACTGACTGGGGCGTTCCTGAGTACGACCCGCGCGCCCTGTGGGAGAAGCTGGTGCTGGACGGCTTCCAGGCCGGCCTGTCGTGGATCACCATCCTGAAGAAGCGCGAGAACTTCCGCGCAGCCTTCGCTGGCTTCGACCCGGAGAAAGTCGCCCGCTTCGACGACGACGACCGCGCCCGCCTGATGGCCGACGCGGGCATCATCCGCTCGGGCGCCAAGATCGAGGCCGCCATCAACGGCGCGAAAATCTATCTGGCGATGCGCGACCGGGGCGAGGACTTCTCCAAGTTCCTGTGGGATTTCGTCGGCGGCGTTCCGATCCAGAACCGCTGGGACGACAGGTCGCAGGTCCCGGTGAAAACCCCGGAGGCGGAGGCCATGGCCAAGGCGCTGAAGGCGCGGGGCTTCAAGTTCTGCGGCCCGGTGATCGTCTATGCGTTCATGCAGGCCACGGGGATGGTCAACGACCACCTGACCTGCTGCTTCCGTCACGCCGAATGCGAGGCTATGAGCGCGACGTGA
- a CDS encoding ribonuclease HII, which translates to MLLEAACPAPVCGVDEAGRGPLAGPVCAAAVILDPNHIPEGLNDSKKLTTKQRDYLEFEIKARALAFAVAFASVDEIAELNILHATGLAMCRAVEGLSVKPVFALVDGNYKFKLPCDIKTVVGGDGVSASIAAASILAKTARDRLMIEMDAVHPGYGFASHKGYGAPTHLEAIRRLGPSPIHRMTWAPLRAALEDL; encoded by the coding sequence ATGTTGCTCGAAGCCGCCTGCCCCGCCCCCGTCTGCGGGGTGGACGAGGCCGGGCGCGGGCCGCTGGCCGGGCCGGTCTGCGCGGCGGCGGTGATCCTCGACCCCAATCACATTCCCGAAGGCCTGAACGACTCCAAGAAGCTGACCACCAAGCAACGCGACTATCTGGAGTTCGAGATCAAGGCCCGCGCCCTCGCCTTCGCCGTGGCCTTCGCCAGCGTGGACGAGATCGCAGAGCTGAACATCCTGCACGCCACGGGCCTGGCCATGTGCCGGGCGGTCGAGGGCCTAAGCGTCAAGCCGGTCTTCGCCTTGGTGGACGGCAACTACAAGTTCAAATTGCCCTGCGATATCAAGACGGTGGTCGGCGGCGACGGCGTGTCGGCGTCCATCGCGGCGGCCTCGATCCTGGCCAAGACGGCGCGCGATCGCCTGATGATCGAGATGGACGCCGTGCATCCGGGCTACGGCTTCGCCAGCCACAAGGGCTACGGCGCGCCGACTCATCTGGAAGCAATCCGCAGACTCGGACCGTCGCCGATCCATCGGATGACGTGGGCGCCGCTGCGGGCGGCGCTGGAAGACCTCTGA
- a CDS encoding site-specific DNA-methyltransferase, protein MKLGPELIIQGDCIEQMNALPEKSVDLIFADPPYNLQLGGDLLRPDNSKVDAVDDHWDQFESFAAYDAFTRDWLKAARRVLKDDGALWVIGSYHNIFRVGVAVQDLGFWILNDVIWRKSNPMPNFKGTRFTNAHETMIWAAKSRGGKRYTFNYDAMKMANDDVQMRSDWTLPLCTGDERIKNAAGDKAHPTQKPEALLHRVILSSTKPGDVVLDPFFGVGTTGAAAKRLGRQFVGIERETEYVEIARDRISKVIPIAPEDLQVMGSKRAEPRVPFGHIVEAGLLQPGDMLFDPKGERAAKVRADGSLVVGDLAGSIHKVGAMVQSAPACNGWTYWHFKTDKGLAPIDVLRAKVRAEMN, encoded by the coding sequence ATGAAGCTCGGGCCGGAACTGATCATCCAGGGTGACTGCATCGAGCAGATGAACGCCCTTCCCGAGAAAAGCGTCGATTTGATCTTCGCTGATCCGCCTTACAACTTGCAGTTGGGCGGCGATCTTCTGCGTCCCGACAACTCGAAAGTCGACGCGGTCGACGACCATTGGGACCAGTTCGAGAGCTTCGCCGCCTATGACGCCTTCACCCGCGACTGGCTGAAGGCCGCCCGCCGGGTCCTGAAGGACGACGGCGCCCTTTGGGTGATCGGCAGCTATCACAACATCTTCCGCGTCGGCGTCGCGGTGCAGGACCTGGGGTTCTGGATCCTCAACGACGTGATCTGGCGCAAGTCCAACCCCATGCCGAACTTCAAGGGCACGCGCTTCACCAACGCCCACGAGACGATGATCTGGGCGGCCAAGAGCCGGGGCGGCAAGCGCTACACCTTCAACTACGACGCCATGAAGATGGCCAATGACGACGTGCAGATGCGCTCGGACTGGACCCTGCCGCTTTGCACGGGCGACGAGCGGATCAAGAACGCCGCCGGCGACAAGGCCCACCCGACCCAGAAGCCCGAAGCGCTGCTGCACCGGGTGATCCTGTCCTCGACCAAGCCGGGCGACGTCGTGCTCGACCCGTTCTTCGGCGTCGGCACCACCGGCGCGGCCGCCAAGCGCCTGGGCCGCCAGTTCGTCGGCATCGAGCGCGAGACCGAATATGTCGAGATCGCCCGCGACCGCATCTCCAAGGTGATCCCGATCGCGCCCGAGGACCTGCAGGTCATGGGCTCCAAGCGCGCTGAGCCGCGGGTGCCCTTCGGCCACATCGTCGAGGCGGGCCTGCTGCAGCCCGGCGACATGCTGTTCGACCCCAAGGGCGAGCGCGCGGCCAAGGTGCGCGCTGACGGCAGCCTGGTGGTCGGCGACCTGGCCGGCTCGATCCACAAGGTCGGCGCGATGGTCCAGTCGGCCCCCGCCTGCAACGGCTGGACCTACTGGCACTTCAAGACCGACAAGGGTCTGGCCCCCATCGACGTCCTGCGGGCCAAGGTCCGCGCGGAGATGAACTGA